GTTTCTCCTAGATAGGAGCCGATCGCAAAAACCATCGCGTCCCCATCCATCCGGTCGATCCGCATGTAGCTGAAGCTGTTCTTCAACAGCTGCTCCATGAGCGGAGCGCTATCTTCCAGGGGTGCCTGTGCCGTCCCCGGATAGTCGCGTGCCAGATAGTCCCGGAACTTCGCCGAGAAGAGCGCGATCTCCTTCGGAGTGAAAGCCGCCACCCGCTTGAATAGCCCCACCCGGGCCTTCTTCATGTGGAAGTAGCTGTAGGCAAGCAGGCCGACGATGCCGAGGAGGATGAGTGCGATGATCTTGAACATGGGTGCAGGGAGGGCAGCGGTCTCACATCCATCAAGTTACTGCGGTGCTGTCAAAGCCGCCCCATTGTCCTGCGGTCCCAGTTTTTCAAGAAAGGGCACCACCTTGATCGCCCAGTGCGCCGGATCAGGATACGCCGATGAAGACGACCCGAAGGTGCTGCGCAGCATGTCCGTATCGATGATTCCCGGATTCAACGCCACTGCCGCCAAGCCGGGGGGGAGTTCTTGCGACAGCGCCTGCGTCAGCCCTTCAATACCCCATTTCGAGCAGCAGTAAGGAGCGACCTCGGCCGAGGTTGAGCGCCCCCAACCGGAGGAAAAATTCACCACCACACCCGTCCCGCGTGCGATCATCGCGGGCAGGAAGCCCCGGCAGATCAGGTGCACCCCATTCAGGTTCACGTCCATCACCCGGGCGAAGTCTTCCGGGGAGACTTCCCACAGCGGCGAGTTGCGGTTGATCACGGCGGCGTTGTTCAGCAACAGGTCCGGAGCCCCCGGACCGGCGAGGATGTCGGCTGCGAAGGCCGCCACATCGGCGGCCGAGGTGACATCGCAGCGCATGATCCGGTGTTTTTCTCCCAGCTCCTTGCCCAGCTGCTCTGCCGCGGAGGCATTGGTGCCGCATCCGGAAACCCTCCAGCCGCGGGAAACGAAAGATCGTGCCATTGCCAAGCCGAGCCCGCGGGTGCATCCGGTGATCAGGACATGCTTCATAAAACGGAGATTAGGGACGTCGATTTGAAAATGCAGGTCAGTTTTCAATCCGGTGCATCTTGCGACAGGAGGCAGCACCATTACAATGCAGCCATGATTTTCGAAAATCTCCTCCTACTTGCACAACATGCCCAACCCCAAGGGCAGGGTGGGGGTATCGGGATCGGCTACTGGCTGATCATCGGTGCCACAACGCTAGCGAGCATGCTCATCAGCGGGAGATTGAAGTCCCGTTTCAACGAGTATTCCCAGCTTCCGATCCGGATGACCGGTGCTCAGGTGGCGGAGGCGATGCTACGCCAGAACGGCATCAACGACGTCCAGGTGATCAGCGTCCCCGGACAACTTACCGACCACTACGATCCGATCAAAAAGACCGTGAATCTCAGTGAGCCGGTTTATCACGTGAACTCCGTCGCCGCGGCTGCGGTGGCCGCTCACGAATGTGGTCACGCGCTCCAGCACCAGCAGGCTTACGCATGGCTGAGCTTCCGTTCGAAAATGGTGCCGGCCGTCCAGTTTGCCAGCCACCTCCAGCAGTTCATCATGATGGCCGCCATGGTGGGTCTTTTCATGTTCAAGAGCCCTCTGATGCTCTGGGTGCTGGTGGCAGTTTTCGCCGTCACCGCGCTCTTCGCCGTGGTCACCCTTCCTGTGGAGTTCGACGCCAGCAAGCGGGCGATGGTCTGGCTGGAGCGCAGCGGGATCGCGAACCAGATGGAACATGATCGCGCCAAGAACGCCCTTTTCTGGGCCGCCATGACCTACGTCGCGGCTGCCGTGGGTGCCGTGGGGCAGATGGTCTACTGGCTCATGATGGCGCTGGGCAACCGTCGGAGCGAGTAAGCGTTTTCCTCAGCCCCGGCTCTTCTGAATCCGCCCCGCGGCCGATCGGATCTTCATCCGTCCCGGTCTGCGGGGCGGCCCTTTTTTTGGGAAGTCTCACGCCGCGCCTTGTTGACCCAGCCGATGTAATCGTATCTGCTGATACGCGGTCCGCTCGGAATAGGCGTTCGTTACCTGATCGTTGACGAACGCCTCTAGTACGAAATCCGACGGCGGACTACGCTATCGCTTCAGTTGTGAATAGTCGCGGGTCATCGAATAAGGGGTGTGAATAACTTAGCGAATAAGTTCACCAGGCACTTCCACTACATCCTCACCGGGAAAGACAAAGAACCGATCGCCTTTTTCCGGAGCGATAACCTGTCCTCCGGTAAAGCTTCCAAACGAAGGCAGGATTACCATGTCTCCCCGGACGATAAAGCAGGGTAGGCGCAGATTGGTACGCTTGCCGTCCGCGATCCGGACCACCGGGTGCCAATGCGCGGTTACCGATGGAACCCCCTTCGTGGCGTCCGCCGGGTCGTGGATGATCTGGAACCCGCCATAGCTCGCGGAGTCCTTCGGCGAGAGGAAAGGGGGGATTCTGAGAATCTTTCGATCGTGATTCCCGAGGGTCAATTCGATCGGGATCCGCATGTCGTTCACAAATGTTTCTAGCAGTTGTTCGATGTGCGGCGTGAGGCCTGCCGGGGAATGGAAGAGGTCGCCATTGATCACCAATCGTGTCGCTTCATGCCACGTGCACAAAGCTTTCAAACGTTTCAGATCCGCCTCGCTGTCACCCTCCGGAATGGCGAGACCTTGCGCTTGGAACGCGGAGGCCTTTCCAAGGTGAAGGTCAGCTACAACGAGAGTCCCATCGCTTAAGAGCACAGCCCCATCTCCACTTAAAACAATTGATTGATTTTGAAATTCGAGGTTCATTTTGAAGCAGCACGGTTGAGGTCTTGAAGCATTTGTTCCAGGCGGGTTGCGGCGTCGCCAGCAGGCAAGGTTGCCGAGAGTCGATCCGCCCACAAGGGGAAAGCCATCGGAGTTAAATTTTTCGTTTCAATCATATGTATTGGTCGTTGTTCGATGTCTTCTAGTGAGATCTTCAAACGACTGTATTCAAGTTGCTTCTCCATAATTTCACGCTGAGACTGGAGAAGCAGGAGATTCTCTGGATCGTATCGTTCCAGAACTTCAAACAGCAGACGGGAACTCGCTTGAATCTCCCGATGCGAACGAGTTTTCCGACCGGGGAGCTGAGGCAGGATGAGACCTGCTACCCGGGCGACCTCCCGGAACTGCCGACGCGCCAATTCGGCCGTATTCAAACACGCGATAAGATCCTCAAACAAATTATCAATCGATAGATTCAAGCGAATGATTTCCTCGCTCAGGTTCAGCCCTCGTCGTGCCGTCAGGCAGAATCCGTAGTCGTTCTGGGTAACGATGACATTGTCTTTCAAACGAAGACGGTAGGCCATCAACGAGCCGATCCCTTCGTGGACCAATCGTCCTGCCATCGGGTAAACAAACAGATGTTCACCTTCTCGTGAGCGGGTATGCTCGACGAGCAGGATCCGGTCGTCGGGGAGCTCGGACCACCGTTTTTGGATCGTCAGGATCGGGGCGATGCACTTCATTTCCGGCGCCGGTTTTCCCTCGCCGCGGAGGCGGGCCGCAGTGGCATGGGCCAGTTCGGTGGAGAGAGGCATCTTGCTGCCCCCCCACACCGCAATGTTCCCCCTCGCGTCCTTGGTCGCCAGCCGCACGGTCGCTACCTTTTGATGAAAACGGACGAGTTCTAGTTTTCTTCCTGCAAAGACAAGGAGGCTTCCCGGTCTTAAACGACTGATAAATCCCTCTTCCACCGTACCCAAGGTCTGTCCGCTCGCGAAACGGACAGTCACATGCGTATCGCCGGTGATGGTTCCAATCGAAAGTCGGTGTAGCTGAATCAAACGTTTGTCGTCGACGATATAGCGCCCATTCTCCAAGCGGGCCTTCTGATATCGGGGATAAGTGGATAACGCTCGACCTCCGCTGGAAATAAACCCTAGGCACCAATCCCACTCGATATCCGTAATTCCTCGGAAGGCGTGGGTCGAGCTTATCTCGCGCCGCATGGCCTCGGGCTCAAATGGCTCGCCGATTGCACAAGTCACCAAGTGTTGGACGAGGACATCCAGAGGTTTAAGCAGCGGCCGTCGTGATTCCAGATGTCGGATAAGCGCGGCATCGCGTACTGCGGCGAACTCCACCAACTCCATCGCGAAGGTCGGCACCCCCAGAATCCGGGATGCCTTTCCCGGCCGGTGACCGGATCGTCCGGCCCGCTGGAGCAATCGTGCGATCCCCTTGGGGGAGCCGATCTGAATCACTTGGTCCACGGGTGAAAAGTCTACTCCGAGGTCCAGCGAGGAGGTGCAGACCACGCACCGCAGGCTGCCCTCTCGCAGCCCTTGCTCCACCTTCGTCCGCTCCGCGGGATCCAGTGAGCCGTGGTGCATCGCGATCTGGTCTGACCACTCCGGTTTCAGAGCTAGCAGCTCTTGGCACCAGATCTCCACTTGGGAACGGGTATTGGTGAAAATCAGCGTGGTGTTAGCTTTCTCGAGATGCTCGAGCACTTGCGGCGCCAGTCGTGTTCCGATGTGTCCGGACCACGGGAAGCGGTCGATTTCCTTCGGAATGATCGTCTCGATTTTGATCTCCTTCTTCAGGTCCGCGGATACCGTCACCGCCCGCTCGTTGGCGGATAGGTCGCCCAACAGCACTTCCCGGGCTTGGTCGAGATTACCGAGCGTGGCGGAGAGTCCCCAGATTTTGAGATCCGGAAACCATGTCCGGAGCCGCGCCAGGCATAGCTCCGCCTGCACTCCTCGCTTCGAGCCCAGCAGTTCGTGCCACTCGTCCACGATGACTGCCTTTAAGCCGGACAGCTTTTGGCGTGTATCGTCGTGGGTCAGCATCAGGGACAGGCTCTCCGGCGTCGTGACCAAGCCGAAGGGTAGCGCCTTCCGCAGTTTCGCCCGGACATAGGAGGAGGTGTCACCGGTCCGTGCTTCAACCTGGAGCTGAGGGGCCAAGATTTCCAGCGGCTCGCGCAGCGCCCTCAGGGTGTCTTGGGCCAAGGCTCGCAAAGGGGTCAGCCAGATCACCGCGCAGCCGGCTGCGGGCGGGGTCTTGATCGCCTCCGCCACCGGCCCCAGCCATACTGCCAGCGTCTTTCCTTGGCCCGTGGGGGCGTGGAGGAGCCCGGATTTGCCCGCGCTGTAGGCTGACCAGACCTCCTTTTGGAAAGCGAAGGGCTTCCAGCCGCGCTGCTTGAAGAAGGGCTGGAGGGGCGAAGCGGGCATCGTCCTGATAGAGGAAGCGCGGGATCTAGGGGTGGCAAAGGATTTCAGCTGTCTTCACAAGCTTCGGGGTTCCGCAGAACCACGGATCACAGGGCGTCCCCGCTTTTTCACCCGCAAATGGCGTCGAAGGGGCTGGCGCAACGCGGGCGGCCGGTGCTAAGGCTGGCCTTGTGGATCAAGACCTCCCTCCGGCCTTGAGTCTGGCCCCCCTCAATCAAACTGGCTCGTCATCGCGACGGATGCCGCTTCGTGCCCGCATGCTCGGGCCGGTTATCTGGCTGGCATCGCTGATCTTATGCATTGGCATGAGCCGCCGCGAGGCTGCGGTGACGAAGGTCTTCCTCGCTCGTCCCCATCAGAACATCCTGGGCATCCTGGCGATCCTTACCACTGCCCTCTTTCTCGGCTTCCTCCTGAAGATTCACGCGGATCTCAAGAAACGCCGCGCCGGATTCACTCCGGGCGCGAATGGTCAGCCGGAGTGACCATTCCGGATGATTTCAGGGCGTGCTCGGACCGCCCGCCGTGGCTAGGCCTGCCAACAAGCCACCCAGAAATCCTAGGATCGACACGATCGTCCCCAGAATCATGAGGATGCCTACGAATTTCCAGAAGGAGCGGTGGTGTTCGAGAGCCTTGTCCAAGTCCGTGACCGAGCCGCTCATCATCAGGTGCATGATCGCCGTGCCATACTTCCACAGCCGGAGCGTTGGAACGAGGTAGATGGCCGCCAAGAGAAGATAGATAGCACCGAGGACCACCAGCATGCCCATCTCGGACGCGCCGGCCTTGGACATGCCTGCGAAGGTCATCCCTACCATCATGATCACTCCGAAGAGGGCCATCACTCCTGTCATGATGAATCCCAGGATCGCGCAGAACCTCACCCACGGCTTGGTGGCAGCCAGGCCTTGGACCACTCCGATGGAGGTGGCGCTGCTCGCGGAGAGAGGGGGCGGGGCTCCTCCATGAATACTGGGTTGATAAGGATTGTCCATGATCAGGGAATGAGATTCAGGAGGAAAGGGGTTACCGGGGTTTTGGCATCGTTGCCATGAT
This portion of the Luteolibacter luteus genome encodes:
- the pdeM gene encoding ligase-associated DNA damage response endonuclease PdeM; this translates as MNLEFQNQSIVLSGDGAVLLSDGTLVVADLHLGKASAFQAQGLAIPEGDSEADLKRLKALCTWHEATRLVINGDLFHSPAGLTPHIEQLLETFVNDMRIPIELTLGNHDRKILRIPPFLSPKDSASYGGFQIIHDPADATKGVPSVTAHWHPVVRIADGKRTNLRLPCFIVRGDMVILPSFGSFTGGQVIAPEKGDRFFVFPGEDVVEVPGELIR
- a CDS encoding SDR family oxidoreductase translates to MKHVLITGCTRGLGLAMARSFVSRGWRVSGCGTNASAAEQLGKELGEKHRIMRCDVTSAADVAAFAADILAGPGAPDLLLNNAAVINRNSPLWEVSPEDFARVMDVNLNGVHLICRGFLPAMIARGTGVVVNFSSGWGRSTSAEVAPYCCSKWGIEGLTQALSQELPPGLAAVALNPGIIDTDMLRSTFGSSSSAYPDPAHWAIKVVPFLEKLGPQDNGAALTAPQ
- a CDS encoding DUF5362 family protein, with amino-acid sequence MDNPYQPSIHGGAPPPLSASSATSIGVVQGLAATKPWVRFCAILGFIMTGVMALFGVIMMVGMTFAGMSKAGASEMGMLVVLGAIYLLLAAIYLVPTLRLWKYGTAIMHLMMSGSVTDLDKALEHHRSFWKFVGILMILGTIVSILGFLGGLLAGLATAGGPSTP
- a CDS encoding zinc metallopeptidase; translated protein: MIFENLLLLAQHAQPQGQGGGIGIGYWLIIGATTLASMLISGRLKSRFNEYSQLPIRMTGAQVAEAMLRQNGINDVQVISVPGQLTDHYDPIKKTVNLSEPVYHVNSVAAAAVAAHECGHALQHQQAYAWLSFRSKMVPAVQFASHLQQFIMMAAMVGLFMFKSPLMLWVLVAVFAVTALFAVVTLPVEFDASKRAMVWLERSGIANQMEHDRAKNALFWAAMTYVAAAVGAVGQMVYWLMMALGNRRSE
- a CDS encoding ligase-associated DNA damage response DEXH box helicase, yielding MPASPLQPFFKQRGWKPFAFQKEVWSAYSAGKSGLLHAPTGQGKTLAVWLGPVAEAIKTPPAAGCAVIWLTPLRALAQDTLRALREPLEILAPQLQVEARTGDTSSYVRAKLRKALPFGLVTTPESLSLMLTHDDTRQKLSGLKAVIVDEWHELLGSKRGVQAELCLARLRTWFPDLKIWGLSATLGNLDQAREVLLGDLSANERAVTVSADLKKEIKIETIIPKEIDRFPWSGHIGTRLAPQVLEHLEKANTTLIFTNTRSQVEIWCQELLALKPEWSDQIAMHHGSLDPAERTKVEQGLREGSLRCVVCTSSLDLGVDFSPVDQVIQIGSPKGIARLLQRAGRSGHRPGKASRILGVPTFAMELVEFAAVRDAALIRHLESRRPLLKPLDVLVQHLVTCAIGEPFEPEAMRREISSTHAFRGITDIEWDWCLGFISSGGRALSTYPRYQKARLENGRYIVDDKRLIQLHRLSIGTITGDTHVTVRFASGQTLGTVEEGFISRLRPGSLLVFAGRKLELVRFHQKVATVRLATKDARGNIAVWGGSKMPLSTELAHATAARLRGEGKPAPEMKCIAPILTIQKRWSELPDDRILLVEHTRSREGEHLFVYPMAGRLVHEGIGSLMAYRLRLKDNVIVTQNDYGFCLTARRGLNLSEEIIRLNLSIDNLFEDLIACLNTAELARRQFREVARVAGLILPQLPGRKTRSHREIQASSRLLFEVLERYDPENLLLLQSQREIMEKQLEYSRLKISLEDIEQRPIHMIETKNLTPMAFPLWADRLSATLPAGDAATRLEQMLQDLNRAASK